The region CAATCTGATCGGCACGCAGGTACTGCTCGGGAATAACAGTCACGCGCAGCAGCTCACGGTCGCGGCTGAATGACCGCTGGTTCAGGGCCGTCACCGCGCCCAGGCTCTGAAGGCCACTGCTGGCACCCGCCGCGCCCCCCAGATCTTCAGGCTGTAGGAACGGGCTGATCACGGCCCGTACACCCGGCACCTCCCGCAGGGTCTGCACGGTGTCGCGGAAGGCTTCGCGCTCTGCTGGACCATACCGCTGTCCCTGCAGGTCCAGCACCACCTCGAACTGACTGAGCAGTCCCCCGGCACCCAGGTCGCGCACGTCGGCCAGCGCATCTCGGCTTTCTACACCCGGCGTCAGCCCCCAGGCCCCCGCGTAGCCGGTTCGCATGTTCAGAGCCGGAAGGGCCAGCACCAGCAGGAAAGCCGTGCTGAGCACCACCGCCAGCACAGGACGGGCCGTAACCCGCCGCGCAAAGGCAGTCCAGGCCTGGGACGCAGCCGGACTCTGGCCCCAGGGAAAGCGGATGATGCGGGGACTGTTGACGCGCTCGCCCAGCAGGGCCAGGAGCGCTGGCAGCGCCGTCAGGCTGGCCACCACAGTAAGCAGCACAACCAGCACCCCGCCCAGGCCCATGCTGCGGACAAACGCGATGGGCGGCAGGATCAGTGCAGCCATGGCGATAGCAACAGTCAGGCCGCTGAAAGCGACGCTGCGCCCGGCGCTCAGCATGGTGCGGGCGGCAGCGGCGCGGGAGTCGTGATCCCTGGCCAGTTCCTCCCGGAAGCGGTTGACCATCAACAGCGCGTAGTCGATTCCGGCGCCCAGACCCAGCATGGTGATGATGCTCTGCGCAAAGGTGCTGACCTCGGTCACACGCGTCAGGCCCCACACGCCGGCCATGGCCACCGTGATGCTCAGCAGCCCCACAATCAGCGGCAGGCCGGTGGCCACCAGCGCTCCAAAGACGATCAGCAGGACCAGTGCGGTCAGCGGAAGGGCGGCAAATTCGCTGCGTTTGGTGTCTTCCTCGGCATAGAGCGTAAAGTCGTCGGCTATGGCCTGCCCGCCCGTCACCTGGATACGCAGCGCCGGCGAATTGACCCGGGCTGCGTAGGCGCGCAGCCGCGCGACGGTTTCGCTGGCCCCTTCGTCCACGGGAATCTGGACCAGGGTCAGGGCTCGCTCTCCACGCTCATCGGTGGTGGGCACCGCACCGCCTGCGTCGGCCCGCACCACCCTCGACACGCCTTCGATGTCATCCAGGCCATCGGCGAAGCGGTCGTACGCAGCCTGTCCCGCCGGCGTGGTCAGCGGCGGCACAGAGTGGGTCACCAGCAGCGCGGTGTTGTTGTCCTTCTCTCCGAAGCGCTCGCGCAGCAGCCGCGTGACGCGGGCGCTCTCTGTGTTCTGTAATTCACCGGGATTGGCACTCAGCGCGCCGGGGGCACGGGCCGCGAGCGGTGCACACAACGCGACGATCAGCACCCACACCAGCAGCACGCTCCAGGGGTGCCGGGAGACCAGAGACGAGAGGGCTCGCATACCCGCGCAGTAGACCATGTGTTCCTGACGCAGGCCGGTGCATCTGAAGCCTCAGGGCAGGGCAGCGAAGACGAAAGTCCTGGATGAATGGAAGCTGCTCAGGCCGGGATCAGAACAGTTCGTCGAGCAGCGCGTAATAGTCCAGGCGACTCTGGTCGACCAGCGCGGGGCCATACAGGTCCAGGAACATGCCGGCATAGGTCTCACCCAGGTTGTACTGGACACTGCGCCAGGCCAGGGCCAGATCCGCATGCCGGTCCGCCAGGCCAGCGCGGCCCACGTCCACCAGTCCCTCGACAAACTCACCGCTGATGATGAAGTTGGGCAGGCAGGCGTCTCCGTGCGTGACGACCAGATCCTCTGTCTCCGGGCGGCAGCGGACCAGTTCATTGAACACGCTCACGGCGCTGCGGCCCTGTCTGTGGCTATCGAAATCGGCCTCGTCCACCACACCTGCCTCGACCCGTTCGCGCGCCACATGCAGGGTGTACGCCAGGGTCATGTTGAAGGGACAGTCGCGCAGGGGCAGCGCGTGCAGTTCGCGCAGCGCCCGTGCCAGCAGGGTGACCACCCGTTCCGGGTGCAGGGTGGCATCCGGGTCACTCATGGGAATGCCCGGCACGCGGGTCATGGCCAGATATTCGGTGTCTCCGTGGGTCTCATAGCCAATCACACGCGGCACCGGCACCCGCCCGGCGAAAAACCGCAGCCGCTCGCGCTCCTGCTGCAGGGTGCTGACCGGTGCCGCACTGCGGGTCTGCACCTTGACGACATAGCGGGTGCTGCGCCATACGCCTGCGCCGCTCTCCCCCAGTGAGACCCGCTCCCAGCGGGCGGCAGGCAGCACGCGCTTCAGGGACTCGGGCAGGGCCAGGACATCAGGCAGGCTCACGCGGCGCAGCATAGCGGCCTCACCCGGACGCCGTCTGCCGCATTGCCTCCGGAGGGCAATGCCCACAGCCGCGCTTCTCTTGCGCACTCTGAACATCCCGTATCCGTGCTGTCCGGCACCCACCCGTTTTGCGAAGGACCGGGCCCGCAACCGCATCACACACTGCGCAGCGGCGCTTCACACCAAAGGTGCCGTGCGGGACCCTTCGGAAAGGCTCAGCGCGTACACTACTGAGAATGAAGGTTGGTCTGCTGGAATCACGTGCCGCGCGGCTGGGAAGCTACTGGGCGGCGTACCTCAAGGAACTTGGGGTAGAGGTCGTCACGCCCTCCCTTCCCGACGCTGAAGCGCTGGCGCTGGGTCAGGAAAGCCTGAAGAGCGAATCGCTGCCGGTACAGCTGGCCCTGGGGCGCATCCTGGCGCTGGACGGAGTGGACGCGGTGCTGATGCCGCAATGGGCGCCAGTCCAGGGTGACGCCTGGAGCGAGGCGCTGGGCGAGCTGCTCTCACGCCGCATCAGCGGCCTGCCGAACATGATCCCGGTTCCCGATACCAGTGAAGGCCTGGAAAGCGCGGCGGCGGAGATCGGCCTGCGCCTGTCACAGAATGCTGGTGGGGTCCGCCTGGCTCTGGAACGTGCCCGGATTCATGCCGCCGGCCCGCGCGCGGAGATGCCGCCCCTGAATGCACCGTCGCGTGTGACGGTCGGTGTTATCGGTCCGCGCATCCTGCTGGCTGAGGATGTCCTGGCTGGTCAGCTGCGTCAGGCCCTGGACGCGCTGGGGCTGCACGCCGTCTACAGCCATGAACTGCCGCTGACAGAAGTGCTGAAGCGCGCCGAGCGAATGGACAATGTGGCCACGGCTCCCACCGGCGAGCGTGAACTGTTCGGGGCCGCCTCCATGCTTTCGGGCAAGGGAGCGGTGCGCGGCCTGATTTTCGCCTCACCCGCCCGCGACGGCGCGTCGCACGCCGCCCTGCAGCGGCTGGCAGCCCAGCAGCACAAGCCCTCGCTGGTCATGACCGTAGACGCCGGTGAGGCTGAAGCCAGCGCGGGAAGCTGGCCAGAACTGGAAGCTTTCCGTGACCGCATTACCCTGGGCGCTTCTGCCCGGGCCGTCACACCAGGAGAGAGCGCATGAAGGCCTGGCAATGGTTGACCATGTCCGATCCCACCCCTGGGTTCAACAGGACCAAAATGCTGCGGCTGGCTGTCCGGGTGCTGCTGTTCTCGCTGGTGGCCACACTGATCAGCAGCCTGCTGCAGCTCACACCAGTGGGGCCGTACCTGAATACCTGGTGGGGCAGCCTGCTGTTTATTCTGGCGCTGTACATACCGGTCGCCCGCTACATGATGCTGGACTTCGGCGCCCGGCGCCCGGCAGGCGGACGTGGCGTTCAGAACAGCACCCGGACAACCGCGAGTCGTACCGAGCGGCGCAAGCAGCGCAACCGCTACGCGGGAGTCAAGAAAGGCGCACCCAAATACGGTGGTCGTCGCTAAGGCAGCCTGTTATCTGAAGCCGCTGGGAGGCATGCCTCCCAGCGGCTCTGTCATTTGACGCGTGGTCCTCTACGTGCCCGGAAGCAGCTGGCCTGACGCTCCAGGCATCTACGCGGTTCAGGCGATGTCACTGTGGAACACCTTGTCGGGGAACCCCTGAAAGGTCAGCCCTCTTCCAGAGGGTAGGTCCGGGCTGCACGTATGGCCAGAGTGATCAGGTAGCCGTAGAACCCGGTCACACCTACAAACACCAGCCAGCCGGGAAAATTGCCGATATCGGCCAGAGACAGTGCATCAGGAAATTCTAGCATCCAGCCCTTGGGCTGGTCCAGGTTCAGCTTCGCAAGCCAGGCCAGCAGCACCGCGCTATAAATCCACAGATAGTTGCGGCCCAGGCGCCAGCCCAGAGCGTCGGCGCGGCTCATCGGGCTGCGGGGTTTGGCCAGCTCGGCCAGCAGCAGCTGATGCCAGCCGGGGTCCACGTGGTCTCCCAGCATGGCCGGATAAAAGAAACGTTCCATAATGCGTACCCGGTGATGCGCGATCTCGTAGGTACGGAATCGGCGTGCCTCCAGGCGAAGAAAAAAGTAGTTCATGAACATCGCGAACAGGAAGGTCGCGTGGCTGGTGTTGACATCACCCAGCGCAAATGACGAGAGACCGGCTGTGGTGACCACCGACCAGTTGGTGGTCATATCCAGCCGCTGCCGGTAGGCGGTCATCTTGCCGACCTCAGCGCGGTACAGGTGAATCAGCGCGTTGGACGTATTGGTGCTGTAGCTGACTTCTGTCAGACCACCAGTCAGGGCCCCAGGGCCGCCCCCCGTGCCGGGCATCAGGAGAGCCTCGCCTTCATGGCTCTCAGGGTACCGCGTCTGACGCTTATGGGAACATCCTCCACGGCGCAAGCAGA is a window of Deinococcus deserti VCD115 DNA encoding:
- a CDS encoding MMPL family transporter, which codes for MRALSSLVSRHPWSVLLVWVLIVALCAPLAARAPGALSANPGELQNTESARVTRLLRERFGEKDNNTALLVTHSVPPLTTPAGQAAYDRFADGLDDIEGVSRVVRADAGGAVPTTDERGERALTLVQIPVDEGASETVARLRAYAARVNSPALRIQVTGGQAIADDFTLYAEEDTKRSEFAALPLTALVLLIVFGALVATGLPLIVGLLSITVAMAGVWGLTRVTEVSTFAQSIITMLGLGAGIDYALLMVNRFREELARDHDSRAAAARTMLSAGRSVAFSGLTVAIAMAALILPPIAFVRSMGLGGVLVVLLTVVASLTALPALLALLGERVNSPRIIRFPWGQSPAASQAWTAFARRVTARPVLAVVLSTAFLLVLALPALNMRTGYAGAWGLTPGVESRDALADVRDLGAGGLLSQFEVVLDLQGQRYGPAEREAFRDTVQTLREVPGVRAVISPFLQPEDLGGAAGASSGLQSLGAVTALNQRSFSRDRELLRVTVIPEQYLRADQIEPFEARLREALDAARFPYLMGGAPIGERDFSHAITGAMPVAVITVFVGTFLLLMVAFRSLLIPLKSIIMNALTVGAAYGVVTMVVQNGVMAGLLGIPNDVGVLDSSLPLLLFAVMFGLSMDYEIFLLSRVQEEHLRGASNDEAVVLAVGRTARIITSAAVIMFIVFSAFTVGRVVASKSIGLGLATAVLLDATLVRLVLVPAFLKLAGRWNWWLPGWLDRRLPHVHIEH
- a CDS encoding APH(3') family aminoglycoside O-phosphotransferase, translating into MLRRVSLPDVLALPESLKRVLPAARWERVSLGESGAGVWRSTRYVVKVQTRSAAPVSTLQQERERLRFFAGRVPVPRVIGYETHGDTEYLAMTRVPGIPMSDPDATLHPERVVTLLARALRELHALPLRDCPFNMTLAYTLHVARERVEAGVVDEADFDSHRQGRSAVSVFNELVRCRPETEDLVVTHGDACLPNFIISGEFVEGLVDVGRAGLADRHADLALAWRSVQYNLGETYAGMFLDLYGPALVDQSRLDYYALLDELF
- a CDS encoding acyl-CoA dehydratase activase-related protein codes for the protein MKVGLLESRAARLGSYWAAYLKELGVEVVTPSLPDAEALALGQESLKSESLPVQLALGRILALDGVDAVLMPQWAPVQGDAWSEALGELLSRRISGLPNMIPVPDTSEGLESAAAEIGLRLSQNAGGVRLALERARIHAAGPRAEMPPLNAPSRVTVGVIGPRILLAEDVLAGQLRQALDALGLHAVYSHELPLTEVLKRAERMDNVATAPTGERELFGAASMLSGKGAVRGLIFASPARDGASHAALQRLAAQQHKPSLVMTVDAGEAEASAGSWPELEAFRDRITLGASARAVTPGESA
- a CDS encoding DUF2270 domain-containing protein codes for the protein MPGTGGGPGALTGGLTEVSYSTNTSNALIHLYRAEVGKMTAYRQRLDMTTNWSVVTTAGLSSFALGDVNTSHATFLFAMFMNYFFLRLEARRFRTYEIAHHRVRIMERFFYPAMLGDHVDPGWHQLLLAELAKPRSPMSRADALGWRLGRNYLWIYSAVLLAWLAKLNLDQPKGWMLEFPDALSLADIGNFPGWLVFVGVTGFYGYLITLAIRAARTYPLEEG